In one Chitinophaga sancti genomic region, the following are encoded:
- a CDS encoding glycoside hydrolase family 127 protein, translating to MKITAIFSFLLPVAFCSAQSFSPMKDNGKMKVKPVVKLQAYTFPLEDVSIAAGPFKQAMEADERFLLLIEPDRLLSDFRTHAGLKAKGERYGGWENSGLAGHTLGHYLSACALEYAATGDKRFLDKVNYIVKELDECQQARKTGYLGAIPGEDSVWAQVAAGKIKSRGFDLNGGWSPWYTVHKIMAGLLDAYLYCNNNTALLVEKKMADWTSTEINHLPDSLIQKMLLCEYGGMNEVLVNTYALTKEKKYLDLSYKFHDVRILDSLAANLDVLPGKHSNTQIPKVIGCIRRYEVTGQKKDSVIAGFFWNTVTQHHSYAPGGNSNYEYLGPADKLNDYLTDNTMETCNSYNMLKLTRHLFSLQPDAHYMDFYEKALYNHILASQNHADGMMCYFVPLRMGTRKEFSDTFNTFTCCVGSGMENHVKYAESIYFQGADGSLYVNLFIPSRLQWKEKNVVIEQETSLPADDKVAFTISTKAPSTFAIRIRKPRWVQPGWKINVNGETDRGVTVGTDGYITLKRNWKNGDKITLELPMNVYKESMPDNPDRIALFYGPVVLAGVLGNTEPDPVSGIPVLVTADKDPNNWVKADQPLVFHTTQTGQPKDLTLVPFNTVAKEYYSVYWDAFTPQTWAVQQEKYEGEKKRQQQIEAKTVDMLRIGEMQPERDHNFGGEKTLNGEEHGRKWRATEEDGYLSFTMKTDPAAANSLLCNYWGMDNRYRKFDILIDGVKVATEDLNQYKASKFYEIVYTIPLELTKGKKQVTVTMKAGPHNSVGPVYGPVRMMRD from the coding sequence ATGAAAATAACCGCTATATTCTCCTTTTTACTACCTGTAGCATTCTGCTCCGCCCAGTCTTTCTCCCCCATGAAAGACAATGGCAAAATGAAAGTAAAGCCCGTTGTAAAATTACAGGCATATACGTTTCCGTTAGAAGATGTCAGCATTGCTGCCGGCCCTTTTAAACAGGCGATGGAAGCCGATGAACGTTTCCTGCTGCTCATAGAACCTGACAGGTTATTATCTGACTTCAGAACACATGCAGGGCTGAAAGCAAAAGGAGAAAGATACGGTGGCTGGGAAAATTCCGGACTGGCTGGGCATACCTTAGGACATTATCTCTCTGCCTGCGCCCTGGAATATGCGGCTACCGGCGACAAGCGTTTTCTCGACAAAGTAAATTATATCGTAAAAGAACTGGACGAATGTCAACAGGCCCGCAAAACCGGCTACCTGGGCGCTATTCCCGGAGAGGATTCCGTATGGGCACAGGTAGCTGCCGGCAAAATAAAAAGCCGTGGTTTTGACCTGAATGGTGGCTGGTCTCCCTGGTATACCGTGCATAAAATTATGGCCGGCTTACTGGATGCCTACCTCTATTGTAATAACAACACGGCACTGCTGGTAGAAAAGAAAATGGCTGACTGGACATCAACGGAGATCAATCACCTGCCTGATTCCCTGATCCAGAAAATGCTGCTCTGTGAATACGGCGGTATGAATGAGGTACTGGTGAATACCTATGCATTGACGAAGGAGAAAAAGTACCTGGACCTTTCTTACAAGTTCCATGATGTACGCATTCTCGATTCACTCGCTGCTAACCTGGATGTATTGCCCGGCAAGCATTCCAATACACAGATACCAAAGGTGATTGGCTGCATCCGCCGCTATGAAGTAACAGGGCAAAAGAAAGACAGTGTGATTGCAGGTTTCTTCTGGAACACGGTAACACAGCATCACAGCTATGCTCCCGGTGGTAACAGTAACTACGAATACCTGGGTCCTGCAGACAAACTGAATGATTACCTGACTGACAATACCATGGAGACCTGCAACAGCTACAATATGCTGAAGCTGACACGCCACCTCTTCTCCCTGCAACCGGATGCGCACTACATGGATTTTTATGAAAAAGCATTATATAATCATATCCTGGCTTCACAGAACCATGCAGATGGTATGATGTGTTATTTTGTGCCTTTGCGGATGGGTACCCGCAAGGAGTTCAGTGATACCTTCAACACTTTTACCTGTTGTGTAGGCAGTGGTATGGAAAACCATGTGAAGTATGCGGAGAGTATTTATTTTCAGGGAGCTGACGGTAGTCTGTATGTCAACCTCTTCATTCCATCACGCCTGCAATGGAAAGAGAAGAATGTTGTGATTGAACAGGAAACATCATTACCGGCGGATGATAAAGTAGCATTCACCATCAGTACCAAAGCTCCTTCTACCTTTGCCATACGCATCCGCAAACCACGCTGGGTACAGCCGGGCTGGAAGATCAATGTGAATGGTGAAACGGACAGAGGGGTTACAGTAGGAACAGATGGATATATTACACTGAAGCGTAACTGGAAAAACGGTGATAAAATCACTTTAGAATTGCCGATGAATGTATACAAAGAAAGTATGCCTGACAATCCTGACAGGATTGCCCTGTTCTACGGCCCTGTTGTTTTAGCAGGTGTACTGGGCAATACAGAACCTGATCCGGTAAGTGGTATCCCGGTACTCGTCACTGCCGATAAAGATCCGAATAACTGGGTAAAAGCCGATCAGCCTTTGGTGTTCCATACTACGCAGACAGGTCAGCCAAAGGATCTTACACTGGTGCCCTTCAATACTGTTGCCAAAGAATATTACAGCGTGTACTGGGATGCTTTCACACCGCAAACCTGGGCTGTACAACAGGAAAAATATGAAGGAGAAAAGAAACGCCAGCAGCAGATAGAAGCAAAGACGGTAGACATGCTGAGAATAGGAGAAATGCAACCGGAGCGGGATCACAATTTTGGGGGTGAAAAGACACTGAATGGCGAAGAACATGGCCGTAAATGGCGGGCGACAGAGGAAGATGGTTACCTGAGTTTTACCATGAAAACGGATCCGGCAGCAGCCAATAGTTTGCTGTGTAACTACTGGGGAATGGACAATCGTTATCGCAAATTTGATATCCTGATCGATGGCGTGAAAGTGGCGACGGAGGATCTGAACCAATACAAGGCAAGTAAGTTTTACGAGATAGTATATACAATTCCCCTGGAATTAACGAAGGGTAAAAAGCAGGTGACTGTTACAATGAAAGCAGGGCCACACAATAGCGTGGGGCCGGTATATGGCCCGGTAAGAATGATGCGGGATTAA
- a CDS encoding porin family protein, translating to MKKGLLLAGVLSLFIGTASKAQTFHYGLKASLMFSSIQGDGMANGVKPGFQGGLYAFWDLSKDGKWGFQPELLFTQASAKKASNFATYFVSDRNTYGNDKLQLSYITVPLLLRYSPIKNFTILAGGQYSYLVNADENIFKGNRDALVKNDIGAVLGVQVAVSTVHFFGRYVYGINDVLNVHPADRTDVHWHSQQITFGMGINIK from the coding sequence ATGAAAAAAGGATTGTTACTGGCAGGTGTTTTATCACTGTTTATTGGAACGGCTTCCAAAGCGCAAACATTTCATTACGGTTTAAAAGCCAGCCTGATGTTTTCCAGTATTCAGGGAGATGGCATGGCAAACGGGGTTAAGCCAGGTTTCCAGGGTGGTTTGTATGCCTTCTGGGATCTGTCAAAAGATGGGAAATGGGGCTTCCAGCCAGAACTGCTCTTTACTCAGGCATCAGCTAAAAAAGCAAGCAACTTTGCTACTTACTTCGTTTCTGACAGAAACACTTATGGTAATGACAAGTTACAGCTCAGCTATATCACGGTGCCATTGTTACTGCGTTACAGCCCGATCAAAAATTTTACTATCCTGGCAGGCGGACAGTATAGCTATCTCGTAAATGCTGATGAAAACATCTTCAAAGGCAACAGGGATGCATTAGTGAAAAATGATATCGGTGCTGTGTTAGGTGTACAGGTGGCAGTATCTACCGTACATTTCTTTGGCCGTTATGTATACGGTATCAACGATGTACTGAATGTACATCCGGCTGACCGTACTGACGTTCACTGGCATTCTCAGCAGATTACATTCGGTATGGGTATTAACATTAAATAA
- the rmuC gene encoding DNA recombination protein RmuC: MEIIIIVVLSLAIIVWLLFTIHQHRTRIAVMEAQMGSGNQAVDLIKQEVQEKKALAEELNARMQILLQENIRLHSDAEAREIRLREQQNFIEQSNLQLRDAFSALSTEALKHNNSSFVTLAKAALETQLTDAKGDLEKRQQAIDSMVKPLSDSLQRFDENMRQLESSRQQQYGQINQFILGVQQSTEKLQKETHSLVSALKTSHIRGRYGEIALRRVVEFAGMTEHCDFSEQVSVNSDDGQLRPDMIIRLPEGKTIIVDSKVPLSAYMRAFETENEEERKVLLAQHAYAVKDHLKKLSAKAYWSQWKDSPDYVILYMQIESSFGAALQADPTLIEEGIRSKVVFATPTTLITLLRTVGFVWQQLHVAENIDEIRNAGIELYNRTGMLVKHFAAIGGSLTTAVGHYNSAVASLESRFMPQARRLQNLGPAVKTQLSDLKPVETAVRQLPEQLGDGENGEIPNEN, from the coding sequence ATGGAGATTATTATCATTGTTGTGCTTTCTTTAGCGATTATCGTGTGGCTGCTTTTTACCATACATCAACACAGGACCCGCATTGCTGTTATGGAGGCCCAGATGGGTTCCGGCAACCAGGCTGTGGACCTGATAAAACAGGAGGTACAGGAAAAAAAAGCATTGGCAGAAGAGCTGAATGCCCGTATGCAGATCTTACTGCAGGAAAATATCCGTCTTCATAGTGATGCAGAAGCCCGTGAAATTCGCTTGCGGGAACAGCAGAATTTTATTGAACAATCTAACCTGCAGCTCAGGGATGCTTTCAGTGCCTTATCTACAGAGGCTTTGAAACATAATAATAGTTCCTTTGTCACGCTGGCCAAAGCAGCACTCGAAACGCAGCTCACAGATGCCAAAGGAGACCTGGAAAAGCGGCAGCAGGCGATTGACAGCATGGTGAAACCACTGAGTGATAGTTTGCAACGCTTTGACGAAAATATGCGACAGCTGGAAAGTAGCCGTCAGCAACAGTATGGGCAGATTAACCAATTTATATTGGGCGTTCAGCAAAGTACAGAGAAGTTGCAGAAAGAAACGCATAGTTTGGTGAGTGCACTGAAGACGTCTCATATTCGGGGGCGTTATGGAGAGATTGCATTGCGGAGGGTCGTTGAGTTCGCTGGTATGACCGAGCACTGTGATTTTAGTGAGCAGGTATCTGTGAATAGTGATGATGGGCAGCTACGTCCGGATATGATTATCAGACTGCCGGAAGGGAAGACGATCATCGTGGATTCCAAGGTGCCGCTGAGTGCATATATGCGGGCGTTTGAAACGGAGAATGAGGAAGAGCGGAAAGTGTTGCTTGCGCAACATGCTTACGCGGTGAAAGATCACCTGAAGAAACTGAGTGCAAAAGCATATTGGAGCCAGTGGAAAGATTCACCGGATTATGTGATCCTGTATATGCAGATTGAATCTTCTTTTGGAGCGGCATTGCAGGCAGATCCAACATTGATAGAAGAAGGGATCAGGAGTAAGGTGGTGTTTGCAACACCGACAACGCTGATTACTTTATTGCGGACGGTGGGATTTGTATGGCAACAATTGCATGTGGCGGAGAATATTGATGAAATTAGAAATGCAGGTATCGAGCTGTATAACAGAACTGGTATGCTGGTCAAACATTTTGCAGCTATCGGGGGCAGTTTGACGACTGCTGTAGGGCATTATAATAGTGCGGTAGCCAGCCTGGAAAGCCGGTTTATGCCGCAGGCACGAAGGCTGCAGAACCTGGGGCCTGCTGTGAAAACGCAACTTTCGGATTTGAAACCCGTGGAGACAGCTGTCAGGCAATTGCCGGAACAACTGGGAGATGGTGAGAACGGGGAAATACCCAATGAAAATTAA
- a CDS encoding basic secretory protein-like protein has protein sequence MVYSIKGLKRTIGILCLSASLLPASTRAQDKTATISRKGYTLVFTDKSPDLDSTVRARLISTFFTVYPAEAKKYNKNTIKKVAFVIDPAYDGVAATSGSVITYNPEWFRKHPGDIDVVTHEAMHVVQAYPEYNPGWLTEGIADYVRATMGVDNPGANWTLPEYNEKQSYKNAYRITARFLIWLEKHKNKDLVVKLDKAMRTNTYTDGIWKELTGKTVDELWSEYGANPAL, from the coding sequence ATGGTCTACTCAATTAAAGGTCTGAAAAGAACTATAGGCATCCTATGCCTATCAGCGAGCCTGCTCCCCGCGTCAACCCGGGCACAGGACAAGACAGCAACCATCAGCCGTAAAGGTTATACCCTTGTCTTCACTGACAAGAGCCCCGACCTCGACTCCACAGTCAGGGCACGACTGATCAGCACCTTCTTCACCGTTTATCCGGCCGAAGCGAAGAAGTACAATAAAAACACCATCAAAAAAGTAGCATTCGTGATCGATCCTGCTTATGACGGTGTAGCTGCTACCAGCGGTTCTGTCATTACGTACAACCCGGAATGGTTCCGCAAGCATCCGGGCGATATTGATGTTGTTACGCACGAAGCAATGCACGTGGTGCAGGCTTACCCGGAGTATAACCCAGGCTGGCTGACCGAAGGCATTGCCGATTATGTACGCGCTACAATGGGCGTAGACAATCCGGGTGCTAACTGGACCCTGCCGGAATACAATGAGAAGCAATCTTATAAGAATGCGTACCGCATTACGGCGCGCTTCCTGATCTGGCTGGAAAAGCACAAGAACAAAGACCTGGTGGTGAAACTGGATAAGGCTATGCGTACCAATACTTACACGGATGGGATCTGGAAGGAACTGACCGGGAAGACGGTAGATGAATTGTGGAGTGAGTATGGTGCGAACCCGGCACTGTAG
- a CDS encoding transferrin receptor-like dimerization domain-containing protein: protein MQTRNITCVLSVFLSYATLTTAQQQPITGYSSSETAAQLQLETRFDKLLSAAEIGDHIKNYSAYPHHIGSARGKAVAEDIAAKFKSYGWDASIVTYKVLFPTPKTRVLELSGPTPYKAVLKEPALKEDGTSAQDGQLPTYNAWSADGNVNGELVFVNYGLPEDYEWLERQGIDVKGRIVIAKYGHSWRGIKPKVAQEHGAIGCIIYSDPADDGYTQGDVYPKGAYKNEYGVQRGSVMDMVVYPGDPLTPGTGATESASRLDRTQAKNLIKIPVLPISYHDAQPLLKSLEGPVAPAGWRGTLPITYHIGPGVGKVHLELSFDWKLVPAYNVIAKLKGAKYPDQWVIRGNHHDAWVNGASDPISGMAAELEEAKAIGQLVKEGYQPARTLVYCAWDGEEPGLLGSTEWVEDHAQELQQKVVAYINSDGNGRGFLYAGGSHALEPLMAGIAQAVTDPQTKVSIYERKKAADATKAGNAKAKKELLQQQQLTMSALGAGSDYSSFLQHLGIPSLNIGFGGEDEGGDYHSIFDSWDHYRRFGDPEFAYGVALAQTTGRAALRLADAPVLPFNFSNLQKTIAGYVKELDALVTTMRENTTIENELIRSRQYDLAADPQDKIKGPAPKAEVPYLDFSPLQNALVILDSAAHHANVKAAGAGDKAAINQALYQAEQQLLVAGGLPRRDWFKHTIYAPGFYTGYGVKTIPGVREAIEQRNWKEAQEQIAIVAGAINKLANYLEKI, encoded by the coding sequence ATGCAAACCCGTAATATTACTTGTGTATTGTCTGTTTTCCTGAGTTATGCCACGCTAACGACTGCGCAGCAACAACCAATCACTGGTTACAGCAGCAGCGAAACCGCCGCACAGCTTCAGCTGGAGACCCGCTTCGACAAACTGCTTTCCGCAGCAGAAATAGGAGATCACATCAAAAATTATTCTGCTTACCCACATCATATCGGCTCTGCCCGTGGAAAGGCAGTGGCCGAAGACATTGCTGCCAAATTTAAAAGCTATGGCTGGGATGCCAGCATCGTTACTTACAAGGTGCTCTTCCCAACTCCTAAAACAAGAGTGCTGGAGCTAAGCGGCCCCACTCCCTATAAAGCTGTACTCAAAGAGCCTGCATTGAAAGAAGACGGCACTTCTGCACAGGACGGACAATTGCCGACTTACAATGCATGGAGCGCGGATGGTAATGTAAACGGGGAACTCGTATTTGTTAACTACGGGTTACCTGAAGATTATGAATGGCTGGAAAGACAGGGCATTGATGTAAAAGGCAGGATCGTTATCGCTAAATACGGGCATAGCTGGAGAGGGATCAAACCCAAGGTAGCACAGGAACACGGTGCGATTGGGTGTATCATCTATTCAGATCCGGCAGATGACGGTTATACCCAGGGGGATGTATATCCTAAAGGAGCCTATAAAAACGAATACGGGGTTCAGCGGGGATCAGTCATGGACATGGTAGTGTACCCCGGCGACCCGCTTACACCGGGTACCGGGGCTACGGAGTCTGCAAGCAGGCTGGATCGTACACAGGCGAAGAACCTGATCAAAATACCGGTATTACCGATCAGTTACCACGATGCACAACCATTGCTCAAAAGCCTGGAAGGCCCTGTAGCACCCGCAGGATGGAGAGGAACTTTACCCATCACTTATCACATTGGCCCCGGCGTAGGAAAGGTACACCTGGAACTGTCTTTTGACTGGAAACTGGTACCTGCCTATAATGTAATTGCCAAACTGAAAGGTGCCAAATACCCCGATCAATGGGTGATCAGGGGCAACCATCACGATGCCTGGGTAAATGGGGCTTCTGACCCGATCAGTGGAATGGCGGCTGAACTGGAAGAAGCAAAGGCCATTGGCCAGCTGGTAAAAGAAGGTTATCAGCCGGCACGTACACTGGTGTATTGTGCCTGGGATGGTGAGGAGCCTGGATTGCTGGGATCTACCGAGTGGGTAGAAGATCATGCGCAGGAACTGCAACAGAAAGTGGTGGCTTACATCAACAGTGATGGTAACGGTCGTGGCTTTTTGTATGCCGGTGGCTCGCATGCGCTGGAACCACTGATGGCAGGTATTGCACAGGCGGTGACAGATCCGCAGACAAAAGTGAGTATCTATGAACGTAAGAAGGCCGCTGATGCAACGAAGGCTGGTAATGCCAAAGCAAAGAAAGAATTGCTGCAGCAACAGCAACTGACAATGTCAGCACTGGGTGCTGGTTCTGACTATTCATCCTTTTTACAGCACCTGGGCATCCCTTCCCTGAATATAGGTTTTGGTGGTGAAGATGAAGGTGGCGATTACCACTCCATCTTTGATAGCTGGGATCACTATCGCCGTTTCGGAGATCCGGAATTTGCCTATGGGGTTGCATTGGCGCAGACTACGGGCAGGGCTGCATTACGCCTGGCAGATGCACCAGTCCTGCCTTTTAACTTCAGCAACCTGCAAAAAACGATTGCCGGATATGTAAAGGAACTGGATGCGCTGGTCACTACTATGCGTGAAAATACAACGATCGAAAATGAACTGATCCGCAGTCGCCAGTACGATCTGGCTGCAGATCCACAAGACAAAATCAAGGGGCCGGCACCGAAGGCAGAAGTTCCTTACCTGGATTTTTCTCCTTTGCAGAATGCATTGGTCATACTGGATTCTGCCGCACATCATGCGAACGTAAAGGCAGCAGGTGCAGGTGATAAGGCGGCCATTAACCAGGCACTTTATCAGGCGGAACAACAGTTGTTGGTAGCCGGTGGATTACCACGGAGAGACTGGTTTAAGCATACCATCTATGCGCCGGGTTTCTACACGGGTTATGGTGTGAAAACGATACCGGGTGTGAGAGAAGCAATAGAGCAGCGGAATTGGAAAGAGGCGCAGGAACAGATTGCGATCGTAGCGGGCGCTATTAATAAACTGGCGAATTACCTGGAAAAAATATAA
- a CDS encoding response regulator yields the protein MALYLRPYTPHNNEWMKTSSTFRRNLLIGFGLSLFLLIISSVASFFSIKNLMDSAALVDHTNQVIMGLENTISYMKDGETGQRGYLLTGNEDFLDPYKGAYDSAIAGLQQVRLQTVDNPPQQTSVEQLRLLIMRRQQLLQRSVEAKKMGRGISYDTLQSGRLIMDDARNIVKTMEARERKLLQDRTDRLNRVSGYTPILIVIAAILALMITSVFYVRVKRDFDVRTGLQHALEAKDREITRRIDIIRNIAEKISAGEYATRVNDEEKDGLGNLSFSLNKMAASLETSFNLLGDKEWLQTGVAGLNNKMVGEKTVETLTAHIIEFLAEYTHSQVGALYVNESNKKLRLSGSYAFVPGADREEIIFGHGLVGQCAASARTILITDVTPENISISYASGEIKPTSIITVPINYEGRIKSVIELASLTPYTTNDVIFLEEVSHNIGLAIITAENRRRLQELLEETQAQSEELQTQHSELENINTELEAQAQKLQASEEELRVQQEELQQANQELEERSRMLEDRNQVIVERNLEIQKKAEELEVSTKYKSEFLANMSHELRTPLNSILLLSRLIAENNEGNLLEDQVESARVIQSSGKGLLNLIDEILDLSKIEAGKMDLEFANVPVHEICTDMESLFAPIAREKNLSFNVNILADAPALIETDKMRLEQILKNLLSNALKFTAKGGVTLQVGLMPDQATYVRFAVRDTGIGIPKDKQAVIFEAFQQADGSTRRKYGGTGLGLSISRELTRLLHGELKLDSEPEHGSEFMVIIPVHPEEEEKESTQEATQEQAEKVWQEAQQPVDKYADFIASAIPDEIPDDRNDITANDKIILIVEDDTSYARILLDFTRKRGYKGIVAVRGDQGLEWALKYKPVAILLDIVLPVQSGWQVMDALKSNPATRHIPVHIVSSMDAKRESLQKGAVDFINKPLALEQMPRIFQQLEEALSKGPKKVLIVEENPKHAQALAYFLENFSVSTEITGNISSSITALQKQDVNCVILDMGVPDQHAYETLETVKNNPGLENLPIIIFTGKNLSRAEENRIRQYADSIVIKTAHSYQRMLDEVALFLHLVEEKGGQKPGRKQLGSLKEVLNGKTVLIADDDVRNIFSLTKALEQHKMKIVSALDGKEAMQQLENNGEIDIVLMDMMMPEMDGYETIRRIRQVPRYRHLPILAVTAKTMIGDREKCIRAGASDYISKPVDIDQLVSLLRVWLYDNSRNA from the coding sequence GTGGCACTATATTTACGACCTTATACACCGCACAACAACGAATGGATGAAAACTAGTTCTACTTTCAGGAGAAATCTTTTGATTGGTTTCGGCTTATCCTTATTCCTGCTGATCATCAGTTCAGTCGCATCATTTTTCAGTATTAAGAACCTGATGGATAGCGCGGCACTGGTAGATCACACTAACCAGGTGATCATGGGCCTTGAAAATACGATCTCCTATATGAAGGATGGGGAAACAGGACAACGTGGCTACCTGCTTACCGGCAATGAAGATTTTCTTGATCCTTACAAGGGAGCTTACGACAGTGCTATTGCAGGATTGCAACAGGTGAGGCTCCAAACTGTGGATAATCCTCCACAACAAACCTCAGTAGAACAGTTACGCCTCCTCATTATGAGGAGACAACAGCTCCTCCAAAGATCCGTTGAAGCAAAAAAAATGGGCAGGGGAATTAGCTATGATACGCTGCAAAGTGGGCGTTTAATCATGGACGATGCCCGCAATATTGTAAAGACGATGGAGGCGCGGGAGAGAAAGCTTTTGCAGGATCGTACGGACAGGTTGAACCGGGTGTCCGGCTATACGCCTATCCTCATTGTGATTGCAGCCATCCTGGCCCTGATGATCACTTCTGTGTTTTACGTCCGTGTAAAACGTGACTTCGATGTCCGCACCGGATTACAACATGCCTTAGAAGCAAAAGACCGGGAAATAACCCGTCGTATAGATATCATACGTAACATCGCTGAGAAAATCTCGGCAGGTGAATATGCTACACGTGTGAATGATGAGGAGAAAGACGGACTGGGTAATCTGTCTTTCTCCCTCAATAAAATGGCTGCTTCTCTCGAAACCTCATTCAACCTGCTGGGCGATAAGGAATGGCTCCAGACAGGTGTGGCAGGCTTGAACAATAAGATGGTAGGGGAAAAAACGGTAGAAACGTTAACTGCTCACATTATTGAATTCCTGGCAGAATATACCCATAGCCAGGTGGGTGCTTTGTATGTAAATGAATCCAATAAAAAATTGCGGCTATCCGGTAGTTATGCGTTTGTACCTGGTGCTGACAGGGAAGAAATCATTTTCGGTCATGGGCTGGTGGGCCAGTGTGCGGCCAGTGCCAGAACGATTTTAATCACTGATGTGACGCCTGAAAACATCAGCATCAGCTATGCTTCCGGCGAGATAAAACCAACCAGTATCATTACTGTTCCTATCAATTACGAAGGTAGGATCAAAAGTGTGATTGAACTGGCAAGTCTCACTCCTTACACGACAAACGATGTCATTTTCCTGGAAGAGGTGAGTCACAACATAGGTCTGGCCATTATCACGGCAGAGAATCGCCGTCGCCTGCAGGAACTGCTGGAAGAAACACAGGCACAGTCAGAAGAACTACAAACCCAACACTCCGAACTCGAAAATATCAATACAGAACTGGAAGCGCAGGCCCAGAAACTCCAGGCATCTGAAGAGGAACTCCGCGTACAGCAGGAGGAACTGCAACAGGCCAACCAGGAACTGGAAGAACGCTCCCGCATGCTGGAAGACAGGAACCAGGTAATTGTAGAACGTAACCTGGAGATCCAGAAGAAAGCAGAGGAACTGGAAGTGAGTACCAAGTACAAATCAGAGTTCCTGGCGAATATGTCGCACGAACTGCGTACCCCGCTGAACTCTATCCTGTTGCTAAGCCGGCTGATAGCGGAGAATAATGAAGGCAACCTGCTGGAAGACCAGGTAGAATCTGCCCGTGTGATCCAGAGCTCCGGCAAGGGTTTACTGAACCTGATCGATGAGATCCTGGATCTTTCAAAGATCGAAGCGGGTAAAATGGACCTGGAGTTTGCCAACGTACCGGTACACGAGATCTGTACGGACATGGAATCCCTGTTTGCACCAATCGCCAGGGAAAAGAACCTGAGTTTTAATGTCAACATCCTGGCAGATGCGCCGGCATTGATCGAAACAGATAAAATGCGACTGGAGCAGATCCTGAAAAACCTGTTGTCCAACGCACTGAAGTTTACGGCGAAGGGAGGGGTGACACTGCAGGTAGGGCTGATGCCTGATCAGGCAACTTATGTACGCTTCGCCGTGAGAGATACGGGTATCGGTATTCCGAAAGACAAACAGGCCGTCATCTTCGAAGCCTTCCAGCAGGCCGATGGCTCTACCCGCCGTAAGTACGGTGGTACAGGACTTGGTCTTTCCATCAGCCGTGAACTGACAAGGTTACTCCATGGGGAACTGAAACTGGATTCCGAACCTGAACATGGCAGTGAATTCATGGTGATCATCCCGGTACATCCGGAAGAGGAGGAGAAGGAGTCAACACAGGAAGCGACCCAGGAACAGGCGGAAAAAGTATGGCAGGAGGCACAGCAACCTGTAGATAAATATGCAGACTTTATAGCGAGTGCTATTCCGGATGAAATTCCTGATGACAGGAACGACATTACCGCCAACGATAAGATCATCCTGATCGTAGAAGATGATACCAGTTATGCCCGCATATTGCTTGATTTTACCCGTAAACGTGGGTATAAAGGCATTGTGGCCGTAAGAGGTGACCAGGGCCTGGAATGGGCCTTAAAATACAAGCCGGTAGCGATCCTGCTGGATATAGTACTTCCTGTACAGAGTGGCTGGCAGGTAATGGATGCATTGAAGTCGAATCCGGCTACCCGTCATATTCCGGTACATATTGTATCGAGTATGGATGCCAAACGTGAAAGTTTGCAGAAAGGAGCGGTAGACTTCATTAACAAGCCACTGGCGCTGGAGCAGATGCCACGCATCTTTCAGCAACTGGAGGAAGCCCTGAGCAAAGGGCCAAAGAAGGTGCTGATTGTAGAGGAAAATCCCAAGCATGCGCAGGCACTGGCTTACTTCCTGGAAAACTTCAGTGTAAGTACAGAGATCACGGGTAATATTTCGAGCAGTATTACAGCCCTGCAAAAGCAGGATGTGAACTGTGTGATCCTGGATATGGGAGTACCTGACCAGCATGCGTACGAAACACTGGAAACGGTGAAGAATAATCCGGGCCTGGAAAATCTGCCCATTATTATCTTTACGGGTAAGAACCTGTCTCGTGCAGAGGAAAACAGGATCCGTCAGTATGCAGATAGTATTGTGATCAAGACGGCACATTCTTATCAGCGTATGCTGGATGAGGTGGCGTTGTTCCTGCATCTGGTAGAGGAAAAGGGCGGGCAGAAGCCGGGCCGCAAGCAACTGGGGAGCCTGAAGGAAGTATTGAATGGAAAGACGGTGCTGATTGCAGACGATGATGTGCGGAATATATTCTCCCTGACGAAGGCGCTGGAGCAGCATAAGATGAAGATCGTATCGGCACTGGATGGTAAAGAGGCGATGCAGCAGCTGGAAAATAACGGGGAAATCGACATTGTACTGATGGATATGATGATGCCGGAGATGGATGGGTATGAAACGATCCGTAGGATCAGGCAGGTACCGAGATATAGGCATTTGCCAATACTTGCGGTAACGGCAAAGACGATGATTGGGGATAGGGAGAAATGTATCCGGGCAGGTGCTTCTGATTATATTTCCAAACCTGTGGATATAGACCAGCTGGTGTCTTTACTGCGGGTATGGTTGTATGATAATTCCCGTAATGCATAA